From Thermodesulfatator atlanticus DSM 21156, a single genomic window includes:
- the cimA gene encoding citramalate synthase gives MAKNIEFYDTTLRDGTQAEDFNLSVEDKLRVAQKLDELGIDYIEGGWPGSNPKDARFFREVRDLKFKHARIAAFGSTHHPRKTPEEDPNLRALIEAKTPVVTIFGKSWDIHVKEALKTTLERNLEIIEASVAYLKPHCEKLFYDAEHFFDGFKADKDYACETLKRAASAGADVLVLCDTNGGTLPHEIVEIIREVKKRLGKGVTLGIHAHNDSECAVANSLMAVLEGAVQVQGTINGFGERCGNANLCSIMPNLLLKMGYEAEAKKHLHKLTEVSRYICEIANIPHPRYLPYVGRSAFAHKGGVHVSAVMRHPRTYEHIEPELVGNIRRVLVSDLSGRSNILYKAKQFGIKLAENDPMVAKIVEEVKKREAEGYQFEAAEASLELLMYRLIGEPKQYFELLGYRVFDMQNPEEGYPLVEATVMVRVPPGVGEVEHTAASGNGPVNALDNAIRKALERFYPQLKEMSLEDYKVRVLPGCPGTGAMVRVLIFSRDREDRWGTVGVSHDILEASCKALVDSLTYKLFKDRHKKT, from the coding sequence ATGGCTAAAAACATAGAATTTTATGATACCACTTTACGTGACGGCACCCAGGCTGAGGACTTTAACCTTTCTGTGGAAGACAAGTTGCGTGTGGCCCAAAAACTCGACGAGCTTGGCATTGATTACATCGAAGGTGGCTGGCCAGGCTCAAACCCTAAAGATGCGCGTTTCTTTCGCGAGGTAAGGGACCTCAAGTTCAAGCACGCACGCATTGCGGCTTTTGGCAGCACCCATCATCCACGCAAAACCCCCGAAGAAGATCCAAATCTGCGCGCCCTTATCGAGGCCAAGACACCAGTTGTTACTATTTTTGGCAAAAGCTGGGACATCCACGTAAAAGAAGCCCTTAAGACCACCCTTGAGAGAAATCTTGAGATTATCGAGGCCTCAGTGGCCTATCTCAAGCCTCACTGTGAAAAACTATTCTACGATGCAGAGCATTTTTTTGACGGCTTTAAGGCTGACAAAGACTATGCTTGCGAGACCTTAAAACGTGCCGCTTCGGCAGGGGCGGATGTCCTGGTGCTTTGTGATACTAACGGCGGCACCCTTCCCCACGAAATAGTCGAAATAATTCGTGAAGTGAAAAAACGCCTGGGAAAAGGTGTTACCCTGGGTATTCATGCCCACAACGATTCTGAATGTGCGGTGGCCAATTCCCTTATGGCTGTGCTTGAAGGTGCCGTTCAAGTCCAGGGCACTATTAATGGCTTTGGGGAACGCTGCGGTAATGCCAATCTTTGTTCTATTATGCCCAATCTTTTGCTTAAGATGGGCTATGAGGCCGAGGCCAAAAAACATTTACACAAACTGACCGAGGTCTCACGCTACATTTGCGAAATAGCCAATATACCGCATCCACGCTATTTGCCCTATGTTGGGCGCAGTGCCTTTGCGCATAAAGGCGGGGTACACGTCTCTGCGGTTATGCGTCATCCCCGCACTTACGAACACATCGAACCAGAACTTGTTGGAAACATCAGACGAGTGCTTGTGTCTGATCTTTCTGGGCGCAGCAACATCCTTTATAAGGCCAAACAATTCGGCATCAAACTTGCCGAAAACGATCCCATGGTGGCGAAGATTGTAGAAGAAGTTAAAAAGCGCGAGGCTGAGGGATATCAGTTTGAAGCAGCAGAAGCCTCCCTTGAGCTTTTGATGTATCGCTTAATTGGCGAGCCCAAGCAGTATTTCGAGCTTTTGGGCTACCGGGTCTTTGATATGCAAAATCCCGAAGAGGGGTATCCTCTGGTTGAAGCTACCGTAATGGTACGGGTTCCTCCTGGGGTGGGAGAGGTTGAACATACTGCGGCTTCTGGAAACGGCCCGGTAAATGCCCTTGACAATGCCATTCGCAAAGCCCTTGAGCGCTTTTACCCTCAACTTAAAGAGATGAGCCTTGAGGACTACAAAGTAAGGGTCCTTCCAGGCTGCCCTGGTACCGGGGCCATGGTAAGGGTGCTTATTTTTTCGCGAGACAGAGAAGACCGCTGGGGCACAGTGGGTGTGTCGCACGATATTTTAGAAGCAAGCTGTA
- a CDS encoding aspartate kinase — translation MLVVQKYGGTSVGDLERIRNVARRIAKYRDEGHDVVVVVSAMAGETDRLLQLAHELVEEPSPRELDMLVATGEQVSSSLLAMALNAMGYPAKALLAFQIPIKTDELFGKARIRDIATERMREELKKGHVLIIAGFQGITENGDITTLGRGGSDTTAVAIAAALGADVCEIFTDVDGVYTADPRIVPKARKIAKISYDEMLELASMGAKVLEIRSVEFAKIYKVPVHVRSSFSDEPGTMVVEEDESMEKVLVSGVTYNRNEARISLYGVPDKPGVAAKIFGPIADAGIVVDMIIQTGRPDGRADMTFTVPKTDYKNTLRLVEKLSSEIGIEKIEGAEDIAKVSIVGAGMRAHPGVAAKMFNVLANHGINIHMISTSEIKISCVIDEKYTELAVRALHEAFGLDREPEQEG, via the coding sequence ATGCTGGTAGTTCAGAAGTACGGTGGCACATCCGTAGGAGACCTTGAACGTATAAGAAATGTCGCCCGGCGCATTGCTAAATATCGCGATGAAGGCCATGATGTGGTGGTCGTGGTCTCGGCTATGGCAGGGGAGACGGATCGTCTTCTTCAGCTTGCCCATGAGCTTGTGGAAGAGCCCTCTCCACGTGAGCTTGATATGCTCGTGGCCACAGGAGAGCAGGTGTCTTCATCACTTCTGGCCATGGCTTTAAATGCCATGGGTTATCCTGCCAAGGCCCTTCTGGCCTTTCAGATTCCGATTAAAACAGACGAGCTTTTTGGCAAGGCCCGTATTCGCGACATTGCCACCGAGCGTATGCGCGAAGAACTTAAAAAAGGCCACGTGCTCATCATTGCCGGGTTTCAGGGGATAACTGAAAACGGTGACATCACTACTTTGGGACGTGGCGGTTCTGATACTACCGCGGTGGCTATTGCTGCAGCACTTGGGGCTGATGTTTGCGAGATTTTTACCGACGTAGACGGGGTTTACACGGCGGATCCGCGCATTGTGCCTAAGGCCAGAAAGATTGCTAAGATTTCCTACGATGAGATGCTTGAGCTGGCAAGCATGGGCGCCAAGGTCCTTGAGATTCGCTCTGTGGAGTTTGCCAAAATTTATAAAGTGCCGGTTCACGTGCGTTCTAGTTTTTCTGATGAGCCGGGTACAATGGTAGTGGAGGAGGACGAAAGCATGGAAAAAGTTTTGGTGTCAGGGGTTACTTATAATCGTAACGAGGCCCGTATTTCCCTTTACGGGGTGCCGGATAAACCCGGTGTTGCGGCCAAAATATTTGGGCCTATTGCTGATGCCGGTATTGTGGTTGATATGATTATCCAGACAGGCCGCCCTGACGGACGTGCAGATATGACCTTCACCGTGCCCAAGACTGATTATAAAAACACCTTGCGACTGGTAGAAAAATTATCATCTGAGATCGGTATTGAAAAAATAGAAGGCGCTGAAGACATTGCCAAGGTTTCCATTGTGGGTGCTGGTATGCGTGCTCATCCAGGGGTTGCCGCCAAGATGTTTAACGTCCTAGCAAATCACGGCATCAATATTCACATGATTTCTACTTCGGAAATAAAAATTTCCTGTGTGATAGATGAAAAATACACTGAACTAGCCGTAAGGGCGCTGCATGAGGCCTTTGGGCTTGATCGGGAGCCAGAACAAGAAGGCTAG
- a CDS encoding J domain-containing protein, with product MPREKWQKIEEARKLLGLPLQTSRAEIRARYRNLAAKLHPDHQGDVKTMQRLNEAYQLLMEYCEHYRIELRPNDRGADAEEWWFLHFGEDPIWRGKKEED from the coding sequence ATGCCACGGGAGAAATGGCAAAAAATAGAAGAAGCGCGGAAACTTTTAGGCCTGCCTTTGCAGACCAGCAGGGCTGAAATCCGCGCAAGGTATCGCAACCTTGCCGCAAAGCTCCATCCAGACCATCAGGGCGATGTAAAGACCATGCAACGTTTAAACGAGGCCTATCAGCTTTTGATGGAATATTGTGAACACTATCGCATAGAGCTCCGCCCCAACGATCGCGGGGCGGATGCTGAAGAATGGTGGTTTTTACACTTTGGGGAAGATCCAATTTGGCGTGGCAAAAAGGAGGAGGATTAA